The Dermacentor albipictus isolate Rhodes 1998 colony chromosome 2, USDA_Dalb.pri_finalv2, whole genome shotgun sequence genome has a segment encoding these proteins:
- the LOC139056452 gene encoding uncharacterized protein translates to MDIVHPSYVTVDDFTGEVAWIKQVVEEHTVCQPMAKVKVIGPFGELETEAVVSKFLSLQYAYIFSNRSNQLLCDKGVKLGEGIVQALTRGQARKIAALSAVNAQAPPAEAEKGITSIPESEQGRRDKTTVEESLPADQLNESVALERQSSSLQEEQADALTSETGSLLSPASKNFDQLLRVDRESLAAEQKNDESLAKLHDTANEGIATRNVMIRERGGLFYRHYRDRKGRSLDQLVVPTKYREDLLSLCHGNGWFGHLGINISKESLLMEYYWPGCFKDVENFVRSCDACQRSATEDPESWLETCERIATFNNCDSDDKLRHVYFALEGAARTWFENRKSPVTAWDLFRSGFLRTFTNVVRKERAEIMLDARVQLPNENIAIFTEEMSHLFHHADPDMSEKKVRLLMRGVKEELFAGMVRSPP, encoded by the exons atggacattgtccatccatcttacgtgacggtagatgacttcaccggagaagtagcatggataaaacaggttgtagaagaacacaccGTGTGTCAGCCCATGGCTAAAGTCAAAGTCATTGGACCATTCGgagagctagagactgaggctgtagtttccaaatttttgtcactgcagtatgcttacattttttcgaatcgttcgaaccAGTTACTGTGTGACAAAGGggtcaaactgggagagggcatagtacaagcattgacccgaggccaagctcgtaagatcgcggcgctttcggctgtaaatgcacaagctcctccagcggaagcagaaaaggggataacttcaatacccgaatccgagcaaGGCCGGAGGGACAAAacaacagttgaggagagcctgccagctgaccagctcaatgagagcgtagcactagagcgTCAAAgctctagcctgcaggaagagcaagctgacgcactcacaagcgagacagggtcgttattatcaccggcctcaaagaactttgatcagctcttacgtgtggatagagagtcactggcagctgagcaaaagaatgatgagagcttagctaaattacatgacacagctaacgAAGGCATTGCTACGCGCAACGTGATGATAcgtgagagaggaggattgttctatcggcactacagagatcgaaagggtaggagtttagatcagttagtcgtacctactaagtatagggaggaccttttgagtctctgtcatggaaatgggtggttcggccacctaggcataaacataTCAAAGGAAAgtttgcttatggaatactactggcctggctgtttcaaagacgtagaaaactttgtaagatcatgcgacgcctgccagcgttctg ctactgaagacccggaatcctggctggagacctgtgaacgaatcgcgactttcaacaactgcgactccgacgacaagctacggcatgtatacttcgcatTAGAAggcgccgccagaacgtggtttgagaaccggaaGTCGCCCGTGACagcatgggacctgttccgtagcggcttcctgcgcacctttacgaacgtcgtgcgcaaggaaagggccgaaattatgctggacgcccgagtgcagctacctaacgagaacattgccatctttacggaagaaatgagccatCTGTTCcaccatgccgacccggatatgtccgagaagaaagtccgcctactgatgcgtggtgtaaaggaggaacttttcgccggaatggtgcGAAGCCCACCCTAG